One region of Vidua chalybeata isolate OUT-0048 chromosome 26, bVidCha1 merged haplotype, whole genome shotgun sequence genomic DNA includes:
- the SCRN2 gene encoding secernin-2 yields the protein MAGHGPVPSSCDCFVALPPHTASPAVIFGKNADRPRDEVQEIVYVPAATHRPGDKVQCTYLEIEQAERTHAVVLSRPAWLWGAEMGANDCGVCVGNEGVWTREPLGEAEALLGMDLVRLGLERGGSAREALEVMTALLERYGQGGSCKEEPVPFVYHNTFLLADRNEAWVLETAGRYWAAQRIREGSRNISNQLSIGSEITAEHPGLRERARSQGWWSGAGEFSFARAFSLEKQPPRMEAAKARFHAGRELLQQHAGHITVETLMSILRDKDSGICVDAEGFRTAGSMVSVLPRDPALPCVHFFTATPDPSRSVFKPFVFVAGIKPAPQVRSPTFLQDPAKQIPRFQSSVDRRHELYRRHQAALELMERDWERGQKLLETLQELEQQGLEGMRELLQGTVSPCPEELADLFFDCVEAEMKFYT from the exons ATGGCAGGGCATGGTCCTGTGCCCTCGTCCTGTGACTGCTTCGTGGCACTGCCACCGCACACGGCGTCCCCCGCCGTCATCTTCGGCAAGAACGCCGATCGTCCCCGAGACGAGGTGCAGGAGATCGTCTATGTCCCCGCTGCCACCCACCGTCCTGGGGACAAAGTCCAG TGCACGTACCTGGAGATCGAGCAGGCGGAGCGCACGCACGCCGTGGTGCTGAGCCGCCCCGCCTGGCTCTGGGGTGCCGAGATGGGCGCCAACGACTGCGGCGTCTGCGTGGGCAACGAGGGCGTGTGGACCCGCGAGCCCCTGGGCGAGGCTGAGGCGCTGCTGGGCATGGACCTGGTGAG GCTGGGTTTGGAGCGGGGCGGCTCGGCCCGGGAGGCCCTGGAGGTGATGACGGCCCTGCTGGAGCGCTACGGCCAAGGCGGCAGCTGCAAGGAGGAGCCGGTGCCCTTCGTGTACCACAACACCTTCCTGCTGGCCGACCGCAACGAGGCCTGGGTGCTGGAGACGGCCGGGCGCTACTGGGCGGCCCAGCGGATCCGCG AGGGCAGCCGCAACATCTCCAACCAGCTGAGCATCGGCAGCGAGATCACGGCCGAGCacccggggctgcgggagcgggCGCGGAGCCAGGGCTGGTGGAGCGGGGCCGGCGAGTTCAGCTTCGCCCGGGCGTTCTCCCTGGAGAAGCAGCCCCCGCGCATGGAGGCGGCCAAGGCGCGGTTCCACGCcgggagggagctgctgcagcagcacgcag GTCACATCACGGTGGAGACGTTGATGTCCATCCTGCGGGACAAGGACAGCGGGATCTGCGTGGACGCGGAGGGGTTCCGCACGGCCGGCAGCATGGTGTCCGTGCTGCCCCGCGACCCCGCCCTGCCCTGCGTCCACTTCTTCACCGCCACCCCTGACCCCTCCAG GTCTGTCTTCAAGCCCTTCGTCTTCGTGGCCGGTATCAAGCCGGCGCCGCAGGTGAGATCCCCGACCTTCCTGCAGGATCCCGCCAAGCAGATCCCGAGGTTCCAGAGCTCCGTGGATCGGCGGCACGAGCTCTACCGCCGGCATCAGGCGGCGCTGGAGCTCATGGAGCGGGACTGG GAGCGGGGCCAGAAGCTCCTGGAGacgctgcaggagctggagcagcagggcctggaggggatgcgggagctgctgcagggcaccGTGAGCCCCTGCCCCGAGGAGCTGGCCGACCTCTTCTTCGACTGCGTGGAGGCTGAGATGAAGTTTTACACCTAA